The genomic window GAGTGTACTTGACAAATATGGAAATATGCTTTAATCCAGTCgtgaattaaacaattaaatttatttaaaaagggcGCAGATAACATTGTCAATGCCAACAAAGGAaggatacaaaattatttattcgaaGTTAATAGATTACGAAGCGTCACATTTTGTTTATAACGATGTCATGAAGTACTTTTCTATGATGGTCGACATGTGGCTGTACACCGAAGGGACCGCAGAAGGTCATATAATTGTTATAGACATGATAAATGTTTCCTTCGCTCATGCTGGCCGTCTTAATCCCCTTGGGATTAAGagatatctttattatttacaagaagCTATACCAATCAGACTTAAAGGTTTGCACTTTGTTAACACTAACGCAGTCATGGATATCATTTTGGCAATGATGAAGCCGTTTATGAAGAAAGAATTAATGGACGTggtaaatataatagaaatattttatattaattagagaGTGctacataaatagataaatcaatttttttgcgaatttatataaaacttgtttatcaacaatttttaaattattttttttctaaaaaaacgTAAATTCGAGAtgtcattattttattcctGAAATTGTTTTAGTAAATATGAAACGTGTCTTACACAATATATGTTTAACATATTTTCAGTTACATATTCATACCACGAAAGATACATTAGCAAAGTTTATACCATTGGAAGCATTCCCATGCGATGTGAATTTAGATGGAAAATCTAAACCGTTGAAAGAACAGCAAGagcaacaattaaaaaagctacAGGATCATCGTGAATGGTTTCTACAAGATGAAGTCATGGGTCGTGTAAACGAAGCGTTAAGAATCGGCAAAAGCAAAACGATTGATATGTTTGGAGTCGAAGGaagtttcaaaaaattagatattgattgatttatttagtttaaaatcGAAAAAGTAACCGTATAAAGTATTGCTTAAAATATAGTTGTCCTTTATATATGTGTGCTAAaagcaaatcaaaatttaatacttgtaatagTAACACtaacagtgataaaaatataGAGATTATCCAAAATTTCATAATTCATTTATTGGCAATTAATACTAATGTTGCATAAATGATGTATTTGAGTATTTGTCctgaaaattaaagattttattctaaaagacatgcaaattataataattatgtaataatatgtgcagttatataaatatacttacatAACAAGAATAACAAGAATTATAACAAGAAACtctataaaaacgttttatctctacatattaatgaaatattaaaaatgttaataacacGTTTTTGCAATAACacgttttaataatatgttttagTCCCAGTATGATTAATAAACATAAAGCAGAATgatgtaaatttgtaaaattacatctttatcggatattaaaatgttttagtaaCTCAAcgttttaatataacatttagtTTCCGATGGAgatgtaatttgaaaaatttgcagTATCATCCTgctttatgtttattaatttatccaaaTTTTTATGTTGCCTAAATGACAcctttaagttattttttagaCGTCtataagtaaaacttttttgcaaaaccttgcactttaaaattttaattttattacactatcaagaggcgcggttgCACCGCGCGCTAAAATGTTACGCAGCGACCAACCTTTTTTACGCAATCTTATCAGATGACATCAAGATTGCAATGTTATTATGGAAATAAAGAAACGATTCATCTAATTACAGTTCTCATAactaagaattttaattataagcatGCGTGATGGATTTTTTTAGTTGAGTTAATTCGATCTCAAAACACTAAACGCAATTTCATTTAtacgttacataaaaaaagaagttaagtatcaaataaaaaattcaagttacataggtaatattaattatataatgtattcattcttacacacatacgcacacgcgcgcgcacacacacattcCGTTTAACTTTCATGGTTTATGCAGAATTTTCCATTCAGActgtttgtaatattttgattaaagaACTGTTATTTCGTAGTATATTGTGTCGACGATACacacaattttaaaaagcattcacatcaaaacaaaagagttaaaagattatataataaaatatgatatttataagaATGTAACTATTAATAACACGATGTTCAAGTGAGTATGTAtcaatatcttcttttttttgttaattaatcaaCAGTTCTCCACTTGCAAAGTCCTCTTTGGACTTTATCTGCGATCGTGACGCAGGTATTTTAGTCTTCATGGAGCGCAATCTGAAAGTAATCGTTCTCTGCATAGCGGACGCTTGAAACTCTCGAAACGCTCGGACATTCTCCTTTAGAAATCAGTGTGTAATCGACTTATCGCGTGCGCAGCAGCGATATTCTGTGCTGTGTTACCAGTATTTGTAGGACAAATCCACCTGTGAATAACCGGTTAAAAAACAACCGGTCAAGGTAGGTTAACGTGATCTAATTCTTTCTcaaactcaaaaaaaaatattatttcatcttCCGTGGATGATTAAATGTGCCAACTATGGAAAGTGTATTGTTTAAAAtcctaaataaaagaaagagtaTAATGTCAATACATATTATATCGTTGAAATTATCTGTGAAtaagaaattt from Solenopsis invicta isolate M01_SB chromosome 2, UNIL_Sinv_3.0, whole genome shotgun sequence includes these protein-coding regions:
- the LOC105198331 gene encoding alpha-tocopherol transfer protein-like; protein product: MSLIKRISYDEEKKKNPELKDSDIQILKDWCTKQQHLPKISDAEYVLFLHSNYYRIEPAKNTIEEYYTTRTHMPEFFSDRDPLGTKSLREAFQTTAQITLSMPTKEGYKIIYSKLIDYEASHFVYNDVMKYFSMMVDMWLYTEGTAEGHIIVIDMINVSFAHAGRLNPLGIKRYLYYLQEAIPIRLKGLHFVNTNAVMDIILAMMKPFMKKELMDVLHIHTTKDTLAKFIPLEAFPCDVNLDGKSKPLKEQQEQQLKKLQDHREWFLQDEVMGRVNEALRIGKSKTIDMFGVEGSFKKLDID